A genomic stretch from Camelus dromedarius isolate mCamDro1 chromosome 10, mCamDro1.pat, whole genome shotgun sequence includes:
- the TOR1A gene encoding torsin-1A isoform X2 encodes MKLGRAALGLLLLAPLAVRAVEPISLGLALAGVLTGYISYPRLYCLFAECCSQKRSLSREALQKDLDSKLFGQHLAKKVILNAVSGFISNPKPKKPLTLSLHGWTGTGKNFVSKIIAENIYEGGLNSDYVHLFVATLHFPHISNITLYKDQLQSWIRGNVSACARSIFIFDEMDKMHAGLIDAIKPYLDYYDNLDGVSYQKAIFIFLSNAGAERITDVALDFWRNGKQREEIKLRDMEPALSVSAFNNKNKTGHVHKKMRNYNQK; translated from the exons ATGAAGCTGGGCCGGGCCGCGCTGGGCCTGCTGCTGCTGGCGCCGTTGGCGGTGCGGGCGGTGGAGCCCATcagcctgggcctggccctggCCGGCGTCCTCACCGGCTACATCTCCTACCCGCGCCTCTACTGCCTCTTCGCCGAGTGCTGCAGCCAGAAGCGGAGCCTCAGCCGGGAAG CGCTACAGAAGGATCTGGACAGCAAGCTCTTTGGACAGCATCTTGCAAAGAAAGTCATCTTAAATGCTGTGTCTGGCTTCATAAGCAACCCGAAGCCCAAGAAACCTCTCACCCTCTCCCTACACGGGTGGACGGGCACCGGCAAAAATTTTGTCAGCAAGATCATCGCAGAGAATATTTACGAGGGTGGTCTGAACAGTGACTATGTCCACCTGTTTGTGGCCACGCTGCACTTTCCACACATCTCCAACATCACCCTGTATAAG GATCAGTTACAGTCGTGGATTCGCGGCAACGTGAGTGCCTGTGCAAGATCCATCTTCATATTTGACGAAATGGATAAGATGCACGCTGGCCTCATAGATGCCATCAAGCCTTACCTGGACTATTACGACAACTTGGATGGGGTCTCCTATCAGAAAGCCATCTTCATATTTCTTAG CAATGCTGGTGCAGAACGGATCACAGATGTGGCTTTAGATTTCTGGAGAAATGGAAAGCAGCGGGAAGAAATCAAGCTCCGAGACATGGAGCCTGCTTTGTCAGTGTCAGCCTTCAACAACAAGAACA aaacaGGACACGTgcataaaaaaatgagaaactacaatcaaaaataa
- the TOR1A gene encoding torsin-1A isoform X3 — protein MKLGRAALGLLLLAPLAVRAVEPISLGLALAGVLTGYISYPRLYCLFAECCSQKRSLSREALQKDLDSKLFGQHLAKKVILNAVSGFISNPKPKKPLTLSLHGWTGTGKNFVSKIIAENIYEGGLNSDYVHLFVATLHFPHISNITLYKDQLQSWIRGNVSACARSIFIFDEMDKMHAGLIDAIKPYLDYYDNLDGVSYQKAIFIFLSNAGAERITDVALDFWRNGKQREEIKLRDMEPALSVSAFNNKNMT, from the exons ATGAAGCTGGGCCGGGCCGCGCTGGGCCTGCTGCTGCTGGCGCCGTTGGCGGTGCGGGCGGTGGAGCCCATcagcctgggcctggccctggCCGGCGTCCTCACCGGCTACATCTCCTACCCGCGCCTCTACTGCCTCTTCGCCGAGTGCTGCAGCCAGAAGCGGAGCCTCAGCCGGGAAG CGCTACAGAAGGATCTGGACAGCAAGCTCTTTGGACAGCATCTTGCAAAGAAAGTCATCTTAAATGCTGTGTCTGGCTTCATAAGCAACCCGAAGCCCAAGAAACCTCTCACCCTCTCCCTACACGGGTGGACGGGCACCGGCAAAAATTTTGTCAGCAAGATCATCGCAGAGAATATTTACGAGGGTGGTCTGAACAGTGACTATGTCCACCTGTTTGTGGCCACGCTGCACTTTCCACACATCTCCAACATCACCCTGTATAAG GATCAGTTACAGTCGTGGATTCGCGGCAACGTGAGTGCCTGTGCAAGATCCATCTTCATATTTGACGAAATGGATAAGATGCACGCTGGCCTCATAGATGCCATCAAGCCTTACCTGGACTATTACGACAACTTGGATGGGGTCTCCTATCAGAAAGCCATCTTCATATTTCTTAG CAATGCTGGTGCAGAACGGATCACAGATGTGGCTTTAGATTTCTGGAGAAATGGAAAGCAGCGGGAAGAAATCAAGCTCCGAGACATGGAGCCTGCTTTGTCAGTGTCAGCCTTCAACAACAAGAACA TGACCTGA
- the TOR1A gene encoding torsin-1A isoform X1 translates to MKLGRAALGLLLLAPLAVRAVEPISLGLALAGVLTGYISYPRLYCLFAECCSQKRSLSREALQKDLDSKLFGQHLAKKVILNAVSGFISNPKPKKPLTLSLHGWTGTGKNFVSKIIAENIYEGGLNSDYVHLFVATLHFPHISNITLYKDQLQSWIRGNVSACARSIFIFDEMDKMHAGLIDAIKPYLDYYDNLDGVSYQKAIFIFLSNAGAERITDVALDFWRNGKQREEIKLRDMEPALSVSAFNNKNKSKCGPEAMKSMRTL, encoded by the exons ATGAAGCTGGGCCGGGCCGCGCTGGGCCTGCTGCTGCTGGCGCCGTTGGCGGTGCGGGCGGTGGAGCCCATcagcctgggcctggccctggCCGGCGTCCTCACCGGCTACATCTCCTACCCGCGCCTCTACTGCCTCTTCGCCGAGTGCTGCAGCCAGAAGCGGAGCCTCAGCCGGGAAG CGCTACAGAAGGATCTGGACAGCAAGCTCTTTGGACAGCATCTTGCAAAGAAAGTCATCTTAAATGCTGTGTCTGGCTTCATAAGCAACCCGAAGCCCAAGAAACCTCTCACCCTCTCCCTACACGGGTGGACGGGCACCGGCAAAAATTTTGTCAGCAAGATCATCGCAGAGAATATTTACGAGGGTGGTCTGAACAGTGACTATGTCCACCTGTTTGTGGCCACGCTGCACTTTCCACACATCTCCAACATCACCCTGTATAAG GATCAGTTACAGTCGTGGATTCGCGGCAACGTGAGTGCCTGTGCAAGATCCATCTTCATATTTGACGAAATGGATAAGATGCACGCTGGCCTCATAGATGCCATCAAGCCTTACCTGGACTATTACGACAACTTGGATGGGGTCTCCTATCAGAAAGCCATCTTCATATTTCTTAG CAATGCTGGTGCAGAACGGATCACAGATGTGGCTTTAGATTTCTGGAGAAATGGAAAGCAGCGGGAAGAAATCAAGCTCCGAGACATGGAGCCTGCTTTGTCAGTGTCAGCCTTCAACAACAAGAACA AGTCGAAATGCGGGCCCGAGGCTATGAAGTCGATGAGGACATTGTAA
- the LOC105092542 gene encoding torsin-1B, producing the protein MLRAGRLGGACALRLLLAAHTVAAFEPISVGIAIGAASALTGYLSYTDLYCRFAECCREEQPLNASALKQELEEKLFGQHLATEVILKALTGFKNNKNPKKPLTLSLHGWAGTGKNFVSQIVAENLHRKGLKSNFVHLFVSTLHFPHEQQIKLYQDQLQSWIRGNVSACASSLFIFDEMDKLHPGVIDAIKPFLDYYEQIDGVSYRKAIFIFLSNAGGDLITKTALDFWRAGRKREDIQLKDLEPVLSVGVFNNKHSGLWHSGLIDRNLIDYFIPFLPLEYRHVKMCVRAEMKARGSAVDEDIVTSVADEMTFFPKDEKIYSDKGCKTVQSRLDFH; encoded by the exons ATGCTGAGGGCGGGGCGGCTTGGGGGCGCCTGTGCGCTGCGGCTGCTGCTGGCGGCTCACACGGTGGCGGCATTCGAGCCCATCAGCGTGGGCATCGCCATCGGGGCCGCGTCGGCCCTCACCGGCTACCTGTCCTACACCGACCTGTACTGCCGCTTCGCCGAGTGCTGCCGCGAGGAGCAGCCGCTCAACGCGTCGG CCCTGAAGCAGGAATTGGAGGAGAAGCTGTTTGGGCAGCATTTGGCCACAGAGGTGATTCTCAAGGCGCTGACTGGCTTcaagaacaacaaaaatcccAAGAAACCACTGACTCTTTCCTTGCACGGCTGGGCTGGCACGGGCAAGAATTTTGTCAGCCAAATTGTGGCTGAAAATCTTCACCGGAAGGGCCTCAAGAGTAACTTTGTCCACCTGTTTGTATCGACCCTGCACTTCCCTCACGAGCAGCAGATAAAACTCTACCAG GACCAGTTACAGAGCTGGATTCGGGGTAATGTGAGCGCATGTGCGAGTTCCCTGTTCATATTTGACGAAATGGATAAATTGCACCCGGGGGTCATTGATGCAATCAAGCCGTTCCTAGATTACTACGAGCAGATTGATGGTGTGTCTTACCGGAAGGCCATCTTCATCTTTCTCAG CAATGCAGGCGGGGACCTCATAACTAAGACGGCCCTTGACTTCTGGCGggcagggagaaagagggaagacATCCAGCTGAAGGACCTGGAGCCGGTGCTGTCTGTCGGAGTCTTCAATAACAAACACA GTGGCTTGTGGCACAGCGGACTGATAGACCGAAACCTCATCGACTACTTTatccccttcctgcccctggaGTACAGACACGTGAAGATGTGTGTCAGGGCAGAGATGAAGGCCCGTGGTTCTGCTGTAGACGAAGACATTGTCACCAGCGTGGCAGACGAAATGACGTTTTTCCCCAAAGACGAGAAAATCTACTCAGACAAGGGCTGCAAGACTGTGCAGTCACGGCTGGATTTTCACTGA
- the TOR1A gene encoding torsin-1A isoform X4 produces MKLGRAALGLLLLAPLAVRAVEPISLGLALAGVLTGYISYPRLYCLFAECCSQKRSLSREALQKDLDSKLFGQHLAKKVILNAVSGFISNPKPKKPLTLSLHGWTGTGKNFVSKIIAENIYEGGLNSDYVHLFVATLHFPHISNITLYKDQLQSWIRGNVSACARSIFIFDEMDKMHAGLIDAIKPYLDYYDNLDGVSYQKAIFIFLSNAGAERITDVALDFWRNGKQREEIKLRDMEPALSVSAFNNKNSGFWHSSLIDRNLIDYFVPFLPLEYKHLKMCIRVEMRARGYEVDEDIVSRVAEEMTFFPKEERVFSDKGCKTVFTKLDYYYDD; encoded by the exons ATGAAGCTGGGCCGGGCCGCGCTGGGCCTGCTGCTGCTGGCGCCGTTGGCGGTGCGGGCGGTGGAGCCCATcagcctgggcctggccctggCCGGCGTCCTCACCGGCTACATCTCCTACCCGCGCCTCTACTGCCTCTTCGCCGAGTGCTGCAGCCAGAAGCGGAGCCTCAGCCGGGAAG CGCTACAGAAGGATCTGGACAGCAAGCTCTTTGGACAGCATCTTGCAAAGAAAGTCATCTTAAATGCTGTGTCTGGCTTCATAAGCAACCCGAAGCCCAAGAAACCTCTCACCCTCTCCCTACACGGGTGGACGGGCACCGGCAAAAATTTTGTCAGCAAGATCATCGCAGAGAATATTTACGAGGGTGGTCTGAACAGTGACTATGTCCACCTGTTTGTGGCCACGCTGCACTTTCCACACATCTCCAACATCACCCTGTATAAG GATCAGTTACAGTCGTGGATTCGCGGCAACGTGAGTGCCTGTGCAAGATCCATCTTCATATTTGACGAAATGGATAAGATGCACGCTGGCCTCATAGATGCCATCAAGCCTTACCTGGACTATTACGACAACTTGGATGGGGTCTCCTATCAGAAAGCCATCTTCATATTTCTTAG CAATGCTGGTGCAGAACGGATCACAGATGTGGCTTTAGATTTCTGGAGAAATGGAAAGCAGCGGGAAGAAATCAAGCTCCGAGACATGGAGCCTGCTTTGTCAGTGTCAGCCTTCAACAACAAGAACA gtGGCTTCTGGCACAGCAGCTTAATTGACCGAAATCTCATTGATTATTttgttcccttcctccccctgGAATACAAACACCTAAAAATGTGCATCAGAGTCGAAATGCGGGCCCGAGGCTATGAAGTCGATGAGGACATTGTAAGCAGAGTGGCCGAGGAGATGACCTTTTTCCCCAAAGAGGAGAGAGTTTTCTCTGACAAAGGCTGCAAAACTGTGTTCACCAAGTTAGATTATTACTACGATGACTGA